One Oncorhynchus kisutch isolate 150728-3 unplaced genomic scaffold, Okis_V2 scaffold3941, whole genome shotgun sequence DNA window includes the following coding sequences:
- the LOC109883772 gene encoding ephrin-A1 has product MDLVWLVCLAVSFGTWFASAERHSVFWNSTNPNFLWDEYTVEVKINDYLDIICPHYTRGELPSQEAERYVLYMVEKEDYEVCKPHSFDQLRWECSRPFAAHAPERFSEKFQRFTPFTLGKEFRHGESYYYISKPLHHHGQECLRLKVDVVGPHGSGKAKADKGKDGAMEEAIDGGKGKIGGGGVHNPSNRLPADDPTVLEPKVQKSVGSSGVQLVSLSVFFTLFPVLLSLLLY; this is encoded by the exons ATGGATTTAGTGTGGCTGGTGTGTCTGGCTGTGAGCTTCGGAACGTGGTTCGCCTCCGCAGAGAGACATAGCGTCTTCTGGAATAGCACAAACCCAAA TTTCCTATGGGATGAGTACACAGTGGAGGTGAAAATCAACGACTACCTGGACATCATCTGTCCTCACTACACACGCGGGGAGCTGCCGTCCCAGGAGGCCGAGCGGTACGTGCTGTACATGGTGGAGAAGGAGGACTATGAGGTGTGTAAGCCCCACTCCTTCGACCAGCTGCGTTGGGAATGTTCCCGGCCCTTCGCTGCCCACGCCCCCGAGAGGTTCTCCGAGAAGTTCCAGCGCTTCACCCCCTTCACCCTGGGCAAGGAGTTCAGACATGGAGAGAGCTACTACTATATCT cCAAGCCGCTGCATCACCACGGCCAGGAGTGTCTGAGACTGAAGGTGGATGTGGTTGGACCTCATG GTTCTGGGAAGGCCAAGGCTGACAAAGGCAAGGATGGAGCGATGGAGGAAGCGATTGATGGAGGAAAGGGAAagattggaggaggaggagtgcaCAACCCCTCCAACAGGCTTCCAGCCG atgaccCTACTGTGTTGGAGCCTAAGGTTCAGAAGAGTGTGGGTAGTTCAGGTGTTCAGCTGGTCTCCCTGTCGGTCTTCTTCACCCTGTTCCCCGTCCTACTATCCCTGTTACTATATTGA